A portion of the Gallus gallus isolate bGalGal1 chromosome 16, bGalGal1.mat.broiler.GRCg7b, whole genome shotgun sequence genome contains these proteins:
- the LOC107049548 gene encoding deleted in malignant brain tumors 1 protein-like yields MGTEGLLSPQVLWFLLWVQLCRGAAEVRLADGSGRCDGRVEVKHQNQWGTVCRVRWDEKDAAVVCKQLGCGSVVRAIQNERFGLGSGPIWMAYVDCRGTESALSDCTLRGSSVHYCTHSEDAGVTCTGFVRLVGGDNRCSGRVEINDREGWKSVCDSHFSAKAADVVCRDLQCGRALSVTRASPSGEGTGPIWDRELQCVGNESTLSSCPTGTPKDQPCTQTSTAAVSCTRFRLVNGSTPCMGRVEVEVQGTWGTLCASRWDLLDAHVLCHHLGCGFAVSVPEGGHFGRGTGPVWSDSFHCEGTETSLDHCPVTALGASPCSHENDAAVICSGPPHNASLRLVGGGSRCDGRVEIFQRGTWGRVLDDQWDMEDASVVCRQLRCGEAEAAYTVPRAKRGTGPVGLRGVRCAGHEASLSLCNTSLPEATAIMEDVGAVCQGSRQVRLVDGAGRCAGRVEIYYRGQWGTVCDDAWDTADANVVCRQLSCGWAVEAAGSARFGEGSGHIWLDGVNCSGDETALWNCSAEAWGQHDCGHKEDAGVVCSEFMALRLENSDGCSGRLQVFYNGTWGSVGSNSMTPHTASLVCKELGCGDGGTREISIFYGRVNGTAWLDHVQCGESNSSFWQCPSDPWELQSYDDVRDETNITCNGRKPERTPVAACPNSTSCTDREKIRAVGGKDGCSGRVEVWHRGSWGTVCDDSWDMQDAEVACRQLGCGPAVSALAEAAFGEGTGPIWLEQVECRGTEPSLQACWARTGDGGACRHKEDAAVNCLAASSVTASPPQRDPIPDYATIGRRVSVPVIICIILGLLICLLLALLARQVQSARARHRDSRRSGEPFSEAVYEEIEYSPMREKKMRFSFSDIPVLPGDSPVEGYDDAREVSDPGEHPVPGQGDWQVPRAQEDGEGPRDAARGENRHSWRSAGAPEVDGDPSPLSLGSTGYDDADEMSLS; encoded by the exons ATGGGGACAGAAGGACTCCTATCCCCTCAGGTGCTGTGGTTCCTCCTCTgggtgcagctgtgcagag gggcagcagaggtgaggctgGCGGATGGCAGCGGGCGCTGTGATGGGAGAGTGGAGGTGAAACACCAGAACCAGTGGGGGACTGTGTGTCGTGTCAGATGGGATGAGAAGGATGCAGCGGTGGTTTGtaagcagctgggctgtgggtcAGTAGTCAGAGCTATACAGAATGAAAGATTTGGGCTAGGATCTGGGCCCATTTGGATGGCTTATGTCGACTGTCGAGGCACCGAGTCTGCCCTGTCTGACTGCACACTCAGAGGATCGAGTGTACATTACTGCACACACAGTGAGGATGCTGGAGTTACATGTACAG GATTTGTCCGTCTGGTTGGAGGGGACAACCGCTGCTCAGGACGAGTGGAGATCAATGACAGGGAAGGGTGGAAATCTGTCTGCGACTCACACTTTAGTGCCAAAGCTGCTGATGTGGTCTGCAGAGATCTTCAGTGTGGCAGAGCCCTGTCCGTCACCAGAGCAAGTCCCTCTGGAGAAGGGACCGGTCCCATCTgggacagagagctgcagtgtgtgggGAATGAATCCaccctctcctcctgccccacggGGACTCCTAAGGACCAGCCCTGCACCCAGACAAGCACTGCTGCCGTCAGCTGCACAC GGTTCAGGCTGGTGAATGGCAGCACGCCGTGCATGGGCAGGGTGGAAGTGGAGGTGCAGGGAACATGGGGCACCCTTTGTGCCTCCCGCTGGGACCTCTTGGACGCCCACGTTCTCTGCCATCACCTCGGCTGCGGGTTTGCGGTGTCCGTTCCTGAAGGAGGGCATTTTGGGAGAGGAACCGGCCCGGTCTGGAGTGACTCGTTCCATTGTGAGGGGACTGAGACCAGCCTGGATCACTGTCCGGTGACCGCCCTGGGGGCCTCTCCGTGCTCCCATGAGAACGATGCTGCCGTCATTTGCTCAG GCCCGCCTCACAACGCATCTCTAAGACTGGTGGGTGGAGGGAGCCGGTGCGACGGGCGCGTGGAGATCTTCCAGCGCGGGACATGGGGCAGAGTCCTGGATGATCAGTGGGACATGGAGGACGCTAGCGTGGTGTGCCGGCAGCTGCGCTGCGGGGAGGCAGAGGCAGCCTACACTGTGCCGAGGGCCAAGCGAGGGACGGGCCCCGTGGGGCTGCGCGGGGTGCGGTGTGCAGGCCACGAGGCCAGCCTGAGCCTCTGCAACACATCCCTGCCCGAGGCCACGGCGATCATGGAGGACGTGGGGGCCGTGTGCCAGG GGAGCCGCCAGGTCCGGCTGGTGGACGGGGCTGGGCGATGTGCAGGGAGAGTGGAGATCTACTACCGGGGGCAGTGGGGCACGGTCTGCGACGATGCCTGGGACACGGCCGACGCCAACGTGGTTTGCCGCCAGCTGAGCTGCGGATGGGCAGTGGAGGCGGCCGGCTCGGCTCGCTTTGGGGAGGGCTCTGGGCACATCTGGCTGGATGGCGTGAACTGCTCTGGGGACGAAACTGCTCTCTGGAACTGCTCTGCTGAGGCCTGGGGACAGCACGACTGCGGGCACAAGGAGGATGCGGGAGTCGTCTGCTcag aATTCATGGCCCTGAGGCTGGAGAACAGCGACGGCTGCTCCGGGCGCCTGCAAGTTTTCTACAATGGGACGTGGGGGAGTGTTGGCTCCAACTCGATGACTCCTCACACGGCGTCACTGGTGTGCaaggagctgggctgtggggatggagggaccCGGGAAATCAGCATCTTCTATGGCAGGGTGAATGGCACCGCGTGGCTGGATCACGTGCAGTGTGGGGAGAGCAACAGCTCCTTCTGGCAGTGTCCCTCTGATCCCTGGGAACTGCAGTCGTATGATGATGTGCGAGACGAGACCAACATCACCTGCAACG GGAGAAAGCCGGAAAGGACGCCGGTAGCTGCGTGCCCCAATTCCACGAGCTGCACAG ACAGGGAGAAGATCCGTGCTGTGGGAGGCAAGGATGGGTGCTCGGGCAGAGTGGAGGTCTGGCACCGTGGCTCCTGGGGAACTGTGTGCGACGACTCGTGGGACATGCAGGATGCCGAGGTggcatgcaggcagctgggctgtggccCTGCGGTGTCTGCCCTGGCCGAGGCTGCGTTTGGGGAGGGGACAGGACCCATCTGGCTGGAGCAGGTGGAGTGCAGGGGCACGGAGCCATCTCTGCAGGCTTGCTGGGCCCGGACTGGGGATGGCGGTGCCTGCCGGCATAAGGAAGATGCAGCTGTGAACTGCTTGG ctgcGTCCAGCGTGACAGCATCCCCCCCACAAAGAG ACCCCATTCCGGACTATGCAACCATCGGCAGGAGAGTCTCGGTGCCTGTCATCATTTGCATCATCCTGGGGCTCCTTATTTGCCTACTCCTGGCCCTCCTGGCAAGGCAGGTGCAAAGTGCCAGAGCTCGACACAGAG ACTCCAGGAGATCTGGGGagcccttctctgaagctgtgtACGAGGAGATTGAGTACAGCCCaatgagggagaagaaaatgagattcaGTTTCTCAG ACATCCCTGTTCTGCCTGGTGATTCCCCAGTGGAAGGCTATGATGATGCCAGGGAGGTTTCTGACCCTGGAGAGCATCCTGTCCCAGGGCAGGGAGACTGGCAAGTGCCTAGGGCACAGGAGGACGGAGAGGGACCCAGGGATGCTGCCAGAG GAGAGAATCGGCATTCCTGGAGAAGTGCCGGAGCCCCTGAAGTTGATGGAGACCcctcacctctgtcccttgGGAGCACGGGCTATGATGATGCTGATGAGATGTCTCTGTCATAA